In Dermochelys coriacea isolate rDerCor1 chromosome 10, rDerCor1.pri.v4, whole genome shotgun sequence, one DNA window encodes the following:
- the LOC119863061 gene encoding migration and invasion enhancer 1-like — translation MSELNNLTALSRKYIKGYIARYQELAKKIKEQVPDAEISGEVGRKGSFEVKINGKLIFSKIETSGFPFSEDIVEAVKKIKDGGSCEKIIRNKKMCILQ, via the exons ATGTCAGAGCTAAACAATCTAACTGCACTGTCACGAAAGTACATAAAAG GGTACATAGCCCGTTATCAGGAGCTTGCCAAGAAAATCAAGGAGCAAGTTCCTGATGCGGAGATTTCGGGCGAAGTGGGAAGGAAAG GAAGCTTTGAAGTGAAGATAAATGGCAAGCTGATATTTTCTAAGATTGAAACCTCTGGCTTTCCTTTTTCAGAAGAT ATCGTGGAAGCGGTCAAAAAAATTAAGGATGGAGGAAGCTGTGAGAAGATCATCAGGAACAAAAAAATGTGCATCCTTCAGTAG